The bacterium DNA window TGTCTGAAGTCCCTGTTCCTCTACCTTAAGCTCGTCAAGCTTATCCTCAAACATCTTTATCGAATCCCGCAATGCCTTAATAATCTGAGGTTCATAGCGTTCGAAAAACACCTCGATACCGCCGAGCTTCACATCCCCGGAAGTTTTAACGCTTATTCTTACCGAATTCCTATCGATCTGCTGCGGAAGGTAGCCGATAAAAATCTTGCCGTCCCCAGCTTTTAGACTTACTTTTCCCGTTCTTTCGACAAGGGCACGGTCAGCGTAGACTGTGACACTATTTATTACCGATTTGCTTTTTGCCCCACCGTCAACCCATATGTCCACATCTGCAAATATGAGGGTCGCAAATATCACAATTGATAATACTACTTTCCTCATTATGCCCCCCTGTTAGAAAATTTTTTGTCTATTATCTTTAGGACAGCTTTTAAAGCCTCATCAATTTTTTCAGGATTTTTTCCGCCTGCCTGTGCGAAGTCGGGTCTTCCACCGCCGCCGCCACCTGTAATTTGCGCTGCCTTTTTCACAAGTTCACCAGCATTAATGCCAAACTTTCTTATTACATCGGCGGTAATGCGGCATACGAAGGCAGCTTTGCCGTTCTCAAGTGCGGAAGCAAGGAAAATC harbors:
- a CDS encoding DUF4140 domain-containing protein codes for the protein MRKVVLSIVIFATLIFADVDIWVDGGAKSKSVINSVTVYADRALVERTGKVSLKAGDGKIFIGYLPQQIDRNSVRISVKTSGDVKLGGIEVFFERYEPQIIKALRDSIKMFEDKLDELKVEEQGLQT